From Prochlorococcus sp. MIT 1223, the proteins below share one genomic window:
- a CDS encoding ATP adenylyltransferase has translation MYQNSLWDRVLRTNQKALQSNAIRPFKTKLERYLFEGYEYELRSLIGKPRTQNSKIGPNKNPFLPWERELEVAKVNNDHVLILNKYPVELGHLLLITKYWAPQNGWLTYKDWQALASVESKIDGFWFFNNSENSGASQPHRHLQLLYRKGTKYLFPRQRWFEDHLQDKNHSNSSLVRSVSVKRRYYYRDKSSADELDDLYKQVCEEMKIGNTIVNTKPSISYNLIITSDWISLIRRSKESYKGFNINALGFAGYFLITFNSDLSWLRRNSPLSILNEVVIPL, from the coding sequence GTGTATCAAAATAGTTTATGGGATAGGGTTTTAAGAACTAATCAGAAAGCATTACAGTCGAACGCTATTAGACCCTTTAAAACAAAACTTGAAAGGTATCTATTTGAAGGATACGAATATGAATTAAGGAGTTTAATTGGAAAACCCAGAACTCAGAATAGTAAAATAGGACCAAATAAGAATCCCTTCCTTCCTTGGGAAAGGGAATTAGAGGTGGCAAAGGTTAACAATGATCATGTATTAATTTTAAATAAGTACCCAGTAGAGCTAGGCCATTTACTCTTGATTACAAAATACTGGGCTCCCCAGAATGGATGGCTAACATATAAAGACTGGCAAGCATTAGCATCAGTAGAATCTAAAATTGATGGATTTTGGTTCTTTAATAATTCTGAGAATTCTGGCGCCAGTCAACCACATAGACATTTGCAACTACTATATCGAAAAGGAACAAAATATCTATTTCCTCGTCAAAGATGGTTTGAAGATCATCTTCAGGATAAGAATCATTCAAATTCTAGTTTGGTAAGAAGTGTATCTGTAAAAAGAAGATATTATTATAGAGATAAGTCATCTGCTGATGAATTAGATGATCTTTATAAACAAGTCTGTGAAGAGATGAAAATAGGTAATACCATTGTAAATACAAAGCCTTCTATCTCATATAATTTGATAATTACTAGCGATTGGATTTCATTAATTAGAAGATCTAAGGAGTCATATAAAGGTTTTAATATTAACGCTTTAGGCTTTGCTGGCTATTTTCTAATTACCTTTAATTCTGATCTAAGCTGGCTCCGAAGAAACAGTCCATTATCGATACTAAATGAAGTTGTTATTCCTCTTTAA
- the metH gene encoding methionine synthase — protein sequence MIDFKSYLNKTARPILVFDGATGTSLQTFDLTAEDFGGTKYEGCNENLVISSPRSVEKVHRGFLDAGCDIIETNTFGATSIVLEEYGLSDKTYEINKVAVEIAKSVISEYQSDEKPRFIAGSIGPTTKLVTLGHITFDELKSSYKEQSLALIEGGVDLVLIETCQDVLQIKAAIQAVNEAKLELDSKIPIMVSVTMETNGRMLVGTDISAVVSILQPFDIDILGLNCATGPFEMKDHIKYLSEHSPFTISCIPNAGLPENVGGVAHYKLTPIELQMQLMHFVQDLGVQLIGGCCGTTPEHIAVLAKYAKSINNDKSRSNNIHSLPDKVFIPSAASIYDITPYKQDNSFLIIGERLNASGSKKVRELLVKDDWDGLISIAKSQQKENAHILDVNVDYVGRDGVSDMSELVKRVVTNINLPLMLDSTDYEKMESGLKKCGGKCILNSTNYEDGPDRFYKVLELARNYGSGVVIGTIDEEGMARTSEKKVAIAKRAYYDATKFGIKPYEIFYDPLALPISTGIEEDRNNAKETLLAIREIVKTLPQVHIVLGISNISFGLSKLARLKLNSVFLNEAIKEGMDSAIVSPNKILPLSRFEEHELQVCLDLIYDKRRFENKICTYDPLTELTSMFDSVSPDSNSNSIEKLNSLEITDRLRQHIVDGERIGLEENLNIALKNYSPLDIINKYLLEGMKVVGELFGSGQMQLPFVLQSAETMKHAVSFLEPFMEKIDGKSTSKGKFLIATVKGDVHDIGKNLVDIILSNNGYEVINLGIKQEIKSIISAQQKYGADCIAMSGLLVKSTAFMKTNLEAFNESGINVPVILGGAALTPGFVNKDCNDVYKGKVIYGKDAFTDLRFMESYMEAKNNGKWDNIEGFIDGNPKGVYVPINSSSELTNDKLNKNDSLNKVKKEVTLDFKRSKIINPEPSVKPPFVGTKILIAKDISLTSLIHYLDKQALFSGQWQMKRMRSQSKNEYDNFIATTAEPILSKWINIIEEKCLVNPSAIYGYFPCGSINNSVELFDPQSINKIGHFDFPRQKSGKRLCISDYYIGIEDSKPQDIMPMQAVTMGSVANEYSKMLFNNNQYTDYLYFHGLSVQLAEALAEYVHSIIRRECGFGNLEPKTNKDILSMKYRGCRYSFGYPACPNVSDSRKQLEWLNTERIGLTIDSSDQLHPEQSTTAIVSLHSQAKYFSA from the coding sequence GTGATTGATTTTAAAAGCTATTTAAATAAAACTGCTAGACCGATTCTTGTCTTTGATGGTGCTACGGGTACTTCCTTACAAACATTCGATTTAACAGCTGAAGATTTTGGTGGAACAAAATATGAAGGATGTAATGAGAATTTAGTTATTTCAAGTCCCAGGTCAGTTGAGAAAGTACATAGAGGGTTTCTTGATGCTGGTTGTGACATTATTGAAACTAATACTTTTGGAGCAACATCAATTGTCCTTGAAGAATATGGGCTATCAGATAAAACATATGAGATTAATAAAGTTGCAGTTGAAATAGCCAAGTCAGTAATAAGTGAATATCAAAGTGATGAGAAACCAAGATTTATTGCTGGATCAATTGGCCCAACAACGAAGTTAGTTACTCTTGGACATATAACATTTGATGAGTTAAAGAGTAGCTACAAAGAACAATCATTAGCTCTTATTGAAGGAGGTGTTGACTTAGTACTAATAGAAACTTGTCAAGACGTTTTGCAAATTAAAGCTGCTATTCAAGCTGTAAATGAAGCAAAATTAGAATTAGATTCTAAAATACCAATTATGGTTTCCGTAACAATGGAAACTAATGGCAGAATGCTAGTTGGGACAGATATTTCTGCTGTTGTATCAATTCTTCAACCATTTGATATAGATATATTGGGACTTAATTGTGCTACAGGTCCATTTGAGATGAAGGATCATATTAAATATTTATCAGAACATTCACCATTCACTATTAGTTGTATACCAAACGCAGGCCTCCCGGAAAACGTTGGAGGTGTGGCTCATTACAAATTAACACCTATTGAATTACAAATGCAGCTAATGCATTTTGTACAAGATTTAGGAGTACAACTTATTGGTGGATGTTGTGGAACGACACCTGAGCACATTGCTGTGCTTGCTAAATACGCAAAGTCAATTAACAATGATAAGAGTAGAAGTAATAACATACATTCTCTTCCTGATAAAGTATTTATTCCTTCAGCAGCATCAATTTATGATATTACCCCATATAAGCAGGACAACTCATTTCTTATAATAGGTGAAAGGTTAAATGCTAGTGGATCAAAAAAGGTAAGAGAATTATTGGTTAAGGATGACTGGGATGGACTTATTTCAATAGCTAAAAGTCAACAAAAAGAAAATGCTCATATATTAGATGTCAATGTTGATTATGTTGGTAGAGATGGAGTCTCAGATATGAGTGAACTCGTAAAGAGAGTGGTTACTAATATAAATTTACCGTTAATGCTTGACTCAACTGATTATGAAAAGATGGAGAGTGGTTTAAAGAAATGCGGAGGTAAATGTATACTTAACTCAACTAATTATGAGGATGGCCCAGATAGATTCTATAAAGTTCTTGAATTAGCGAGGAATTATGGGTCGGGTGTTGTTATTGGAACTATAGATGAAGAAGGCATGGCAAGAACCTCAGAGAAGAAAGTAGCTATCGCCAAACGAGCATATTATGATGCCACTAAATTTGGTATAAAACCATATGAGATTTTTTATGATCCACTTGCTTTGCCAATATCTACAGGTATAGAAGAAGATAGAAATAATGCTAAAGAAACTTTATTAGCAATAAGAGAAATAGTTAAAACTCTACCTCAAGTACATATTGTTTTAGGAATTTCAAATATTAGTTTTGGATTATCTAAACTTGCTAGGCTTAAGTTAAACTCAGTATTTTTAAATGAAGCTATAAAAGAAGGTATGGATTCAGCAATAGTTTCACCTAATAAGATATTACCCTTATCAAGATTTGAAGAACATGAGCTACAAGTGTGCTTAGACCTTATATATGATAAAAGGAGATTTGAGAATAAAATCTGCACCTATGACCCTCTAACAGAATTAACATCTATGTTTGATTCTGTTAGTCCAGACTCTAATTCTAATTCTATTGAAAAACTTAATAGTTTGGAGATTACTGATAGATTAAGGCAACATATTGTTGATGGAGAAAGAATAGGTTTAGAAGAAAATCTAAATATTGCTCTTAAAAACTATAGCCCTCTTGACATAATAAATAAATATTTATTAGAAGGTATGAAAGTTGTAGGTGAACTATTTGGTTCAGGACAAATGCAACTCCCCTTTGTTCTTCAATCAGCGGAGACAATGAAACATGCAGTATCATTTTTAGAGCCCTTCATGGAGAAAATAGATGGGAAAAGTACTTCTAAGGGAAAATTTCTAATTGCTACTGTCAAAGGAGATGTTCACGACATTGGTAAAAATCTTGTAGACATAATATTAAGTAATAATGGATATGAAGTAATTAATTTAGGTATTAAACAGGAAATAAAGTCTATTATTTCAGCTCAACAAAAGTATGGAGCTGACTGCATAGCTATGAGTGGTTTATTAGTTAAATCGACAGCATTTATGAAGACTAATTTAGAGGCATTTAATGAATCCGGTATCAATGTTCCTGTAATACTAGGAGGAGCAGCTTTAACTCCAGGTTTCGTAAATAAAGATTGTAATGATGTCTACAAAGGAAAGGTGATATACGGCAAGGATGCTTTTACTGATTTAAGATTTATGGAATCTTATATGGAGGCCAAGAATAACGGTAAATGGGACAACATTGAAGGATTTATAGACGGAAATCCAAAAGGTGTTTATGTCCCAATTAACTCTTCATCGGAATTAACTAATGACAAACTCAACAAAAATGATAGTCTTAATAAAGTTAAAAAAGAAGTTACCTTAGATTTTAAAAGGTCAAAAATAATTAATCCTGAGCCTAGTGTAAAACCACCTTTTGTTGGTACTAAAATCTTAATTGCTAAAGATATATCTTTGACTTCCTTGATCCATTATCTAGACAAACAGGCTTTATTTTCTGGGCAATGGCAAATGAAAAGAATGCGCAGTCAATCTAAGAATGAATATGACAATTTCATAGCAACTACCGCAGAACCAATATTAAGCAAATGGATTAATATTATCGAAGAGAAGTGTTTAGTAAACCCATCAGCAATTTATGGATATTTTCCTTGTGGTTCAATTAATAATTCTGTCGAGTTATTCGATCCTCAATCTATAAATAAAATTGGACATTTTGATTTTCCAAGGCAGAAATCTGGCAAGAGACTCTGCATATCTGATTATTATATTGGGATTGAGGATTCTAAGCCTCAAGATATAATGCCTATGCAAGCCGTAACAATGGGCTCTGTAGCAAATGAATATTCAAAAATGCTGTTTAATAATAATCAATATACGGATTATTTATACTTTCATGGCCTAAGTGTTCAATTAGCAGAAGCACTAGCTGAATATGTTCATTCAATTATTAGGAGGGAATGTGGATTTGGTAACCTCGAACCTAAAACAAATAAAGATATTCTCTCAATGAAATATAGGGGTTGCAGGTACTCCTTCGGATACCCAGCATGCCCTAATGTAAGTGATTCGAGAAAACAATTAGAATGGCTTAATACTGAAAGAATTGGATTAACAATTGATTCAAGCGACCAATTACATCCAGAGCAAAGTACAACAGCAATTGTTTCTTTACATAGCCAAGCAAAGTATTTTAGTGCTTAG
- a CDS encoding branched-chain amino acid transaminase has product MHRFLKYAWFQGKCVPFEEANVSIATHSLHYGTAAFGGMRAIPDPLKRERILLFRVDKHIKRLCQSAKLLLTDLSEEYVMESLTEIIKANKPDMPIYIRPFVYTSDLGIAPRLHNIETDFFIYAIELGDYLSPDGVTCRISSWTRQEDCALPLRGKISGAYITSSLAKTEAVKSGFDEALLMNRHGKVSEASGMNLFIVRNGELITPGVDQDILEGITRSSVIELAKKEGITVIERPVDKTELFIADELFLTGTAAKITPIKRIECTEFSSKRPIMNKLKNKLINITEGRDSNYEHWIKRIELNNNKS; this is encoded by the coding sequence ATGCATAGATTCCTTAAATACGCTTGGTTCCAAGGTAAGTGTGTACCCTTCGAAGAGGCAAATGTTTCGATAGCAACTCATTCTCTACATTATGGAACAGCTGCTTTTGGAGGAATGAGAGCGATTCCAGACCCACTAAAGCGAGAAAGAATATTACTTTTCCGAGTTGACAAGCACATCAAAAGACTTTGCCAAAGCGCAAAGTTACTTTTGACTGATCTATCAGAAGAATATGTTATGGAAAGTCTGACTGAAATCATTAAAGCCAATAAACCCGACATGCCTATATATATTCGTCCTTTTGTCTATACAAGTGACCTTGGAATAGCCCCTAGACTTCACAATATTGAGACAGACTTTTTTATATATGCAATTGAACTAGGAGATTACCTATCACCTGACGGCGTTACATGCAGAATAAGTAGTTGGACTAGACAAGAGGATTGTGCACTACCTTTACGAGGGAAAATTAGTGGAGCTTATATAACAAGTTCATTAGCCAAGACAGAAGCAGTGAAATCAGGATTTGATGAAGCCCTCCTCATGAATCGACATGGAAAAGTAAGTGAGGCAAGTGGTATGAATCTCTTTATAGTTAGAAATGGAGAATTGATTACCCCAGGAGTAGATCAAGATATCCTGGAAGGCATTACACGTTCAAGTGTAATAGAGTTAGCAAAGAAAGAAGGAATTACGGTCATTGAAAGACCAGTCGATAAAACCGAATTATTTATAGCTGATGAATTGTTCCTAACAGGAACTGCAGCTAAAATAACACCAATAAAACGTATTGAATGTACAGAATTTTCATCCAAAAGGCCAATAATGAATAAACTAAAAAATAAATTGATTAATATTACAGAAGGAAGAGATTCTAATTATGAGCATTGGATCAAAAGAATAGAATTAAATAATAATAAAAGTTAA
- the cobN gene encoding cobaltochelatase subunit CobN translates to MHRLANQICEDGQQEVVLIEQIGAPVLFLTSASTDISSLDQAINLKANKTWKNKIRALLINELEHNAKIDHYINTTASESEIILIRLLGGKSHWSYGLEQLQLWSREKKERELIVISGTQENQIALHELSTIPIDIVDFVAYLLRVGGIENMTTFLDIIYKLRNNKELNILDYNVKYHEDPYKWDWRKNNDCKVGIILYNSLLKANDIIFAKQLNKLLRASGLEPRSLWISSLKDHKVANKVLKIFQSENIEAIITTTSFYSNIISDKGNEYNLWQELNLPVFQFLISSMSKKYWDNSSLGLNSTDLTLQIALPELDGRITTRPIAFKEIHKSNSSLDTSIKKLLPLNNSISWSIDLLKNWLTLRKLNNSDKYISIILANYPVRNGRLANGVGLDTPASLLEILKLLRLQGYDLGQEKLPDSSIDLMSSILSRRTNDPESSHREPLDYLSLESYISNWKKINEESKLKIISRWNTPDLAEDLEEKGFAIHGIRYGKVSILIQPSRGYDPYSKSDLHSPDLPPPHRYLAQYIWIDKVQKSNAMIHLGKHGSVEWLPGKGVGLSNKCFPHIVLPPLPNIYPFIVNDPGEGSQAKRRTQAVIIDHLTPPLGRSELYGSLMRLESIIDEYYESKLLSSERTDVLLKMIKEEIQNEEFPFLNNNSLLSENDIDFDSVISEVEGYLCEIKESQIRTGLHIFGTLPKKEKLSELALSIARAPQNNCLGLTEKVSRLLKFEINPWLENEDDLAIKEDIDLYKLITNKTIRKKGEIIAYIEEQSLLVIKHILNTKVSETINEFPNGINKHIIKYLKDRKGLEDISTLIEPVIRKINQSCSDELLNLGRSLNGEYINSGPSGAPTRGRIDVLPTGRNFYSVDMRNIPTEASWRLGSMSAQQILDLYLMENGEYLTHLAISVWGTATMRNGGEDISQILALMGVRPVWDYASKRIIDLEVIPLSILNRPRVDILVRISGFFRDAFPQIVELINTAQLKLSLLKESPSINPYINNDNSEFIGRVFGSAPGSYGAGLQEIISSSTWDEKSELVDTYINWSKWRYTGKGNPEDRKDNFKEYLSKVQLVLQNQDNKEHDILDSDDYYQFHGGLTASVEKLRGIKPTTLIADHSRSSRPRINTLRKEIDKVVRSRLLNPKWIEGVKEHGYKGAFEIGATVDYLFGYDATTNEVKDWCYLNIYKTFLKDDQNRSFLEINNPWVMRDIAERLLEASNRELWKIEDESIISSIQELALKADSIIEQLD, encoded by the coding sequence ATGCATCGTTTAGCAAATCAGATCTGCGAGGATGGGCAACAAGAAGTTGTTTTAATTGAGCAGATCGGAGCACCAGTACTTTTTCTCACAAGTGCTTCTACAGATATTTCTTCATTAGATCAAGCTATTAATTTAAAAGCTAATAAAACGTGGAAAAATAAAATAAGGGCTTTACTTATTAATGAGTTAGAACATAATGCAAAAATAGATCACTATATAAATACTACAGCTAGTGAAAGTGAAATTATATTAATTAGACTATTAGGTGGAAAGAGTCATTGGTCATATGGTTTAGAGCAATTACAGCTATGGTCAAGAGAGAAGAAGGAAAGAGAGTTAATTGTAATATCAGGAACCCAGGAAAATCAAATAGCTCTACATGAACTAAGTACAATACCAATAGATATCGTTGATTTTGTAGCTTACTTATTAAGGGTTGGTGGAATAGAAAATATGACAACCTTCCTTGATATAATATATAAACTAAGAAATAATAAAGAACTTAATATTTTAGATTATAATGTTAAGTATCATGAAGATCCTTATAAGTGGGATTGGAGAAAGAATAACGATTGCAAGGTTGGAATTATACTCTATAACTCATTATTAAAGGCGAATGATATAATTTTTGCTAAGCAATTAAATAAATTATTAAGAGCTTCTGGGCTCGAACCAAGGTCTCTTTGGATATCATCATTAAAAGATCATAAAGTAGCGAATAAAGTCTTAAAGATTTTTCAATCTGAAAATATCGAGGCAATTATCACAACAACATCATTTTATTCAAACATTATCTCTGATAAAGGTAACGAATATAATTTATGGCAAGAACTAAATTTACCAGTATTTCAATTTCTTATAAGTAGTATGTCTAAAAAGTATTGGGATAATTCCTCTCTTGGTCTTAACTCAACTGACTTAACATTACAAATAGCGCTGCCTGAATTAGACGGTCGTATTACAACAAGACCAATAGCTTTCAAAGAAATACACAAATCTAATTCTTCTCTAGATACTTCAATTAAGAAGCTCTTACCTCTAAATAACTCAATTTCATGGTCTATTGATCTATTAAAAAATTGGTTAACTTTAAGAAAACTAAATAATAGCGATAAATATATTAGTATTATCCTTGCAAATTATCCCGTAAGAAATGGTAGATTAGCTAATGGAGTTGGACTAGATACCCCCGCTAGTTTATTAGAAATACTGAAATTATTACGACTTCAAGGATATGATTTAGGCCAAGAAAAGTTACCTGATTCAAGTATTGACTTAATGTCGTCAATATTATCAAGAAGAACTAATGATCCAGAGTCAAGTCACAGAGAACCTCTCGACTATTTATCTCTAGAGTCTTACATATCTAATTGGAAAAAGATTAATGAGGAATCTAAGCTCAAAATAATTAGTAGATGGAATACTCCAGACTTAGCAGAAGACTTAGAAGAGAAAGGCTTCGCAATACATGGCATAAGATATGGGAAAGTTTCAATTCTAATTCAACCAAGCAGGGGATATGATCCGTATTCTAAGAGTGATCTGCATTCGCCAGATCTACCTCCTCCTCATAGATACCTAGCTCAGTATATATGGATCGATAAAGTCCAGAAATCTAATGCAATGATCCATCTTGGTAAACATGGTAGTGTTGAATGGTTACCTGGTAAGGGTGTAGGTCTAAGTAACAAGTGTTTTCCTCATATAGTTTTACCACCACTACCAAATATCTATCCTTTTATAGTGAATGATCCAGGAGAAGGATCACAGGCGAAGAGGCGTACTCAGGCTGTAATAATTGATCATTTAACGCCTCCCCTTGGAAGATCTGAATTGTATGGGAGCTTAATGAGATTAGAGAGCATTATAGATGAATACTACGAATCAAAATTATTATCTTCAGAACGCACTGATGTTCTGCTCAAAATGATTAAAGAGGAAATTCAAAATGAGGAGTTTCCCTTTCTTAATAATAATAGTCTCTTAAGTGAGAATGATATTGATTTTGATTCAGTAATTAGTGAAGTAGAAGGCTACCTATGTGAAATAAAGGAATCGCAGATACGAACAGGTTTACATATATTCGGAACTTTACCAAAAAAAGAAAAACTCTCTGAGCTCGCACTTTCAATTGCAAGAGCACCGCAAAATAATTGTTTAGGCTTAACAGAAAAGGTTTCTAGATTACTTAAATTTGAAATTAATCCTTGGTTAGAAAATGAAGATGATCTAGCGATAAAGGAAGATATTGATTTATATAAACTAATAACAAATAAAACCATAAGAAAGAAAGGTGAAATAATCGCTTATATAGAAGAGCAATCACTTCTAGTAATCAAACATATCTTAAATACAAAGGTATCAGAAACTATAAATGAGTTTCCAAATGGAATAAATAAGCACATAATAAAATATCTCAAGGATAGAAAAGGATTAGAAGATATTTCAACTTTGATTGAACCTGTTATTAGGAAAATAAATCAATCATGCTCAGATGAGCTACTAAATCTCGGTAGATCTCTTAATGGCGAATACATCAATAGTGGACCATCTGGAGCGCCAACAAGGGGGAGAATTGATGTCTTACCAACCGGTAGAAATTTTTATAGTGTCGACATGAGAAATATTCCAACTGAGGCTTCCTGGAGACTAGGAAGTATGAGTGCACAGCAAATACTAGATCTTTATCTTATGGAAAATGGAGAGTATCTTACTCACCTAGCAATTTCAGTTTGGGGAACAGCCACTATGCGAAATGGAGGTGAAGATATTAGTCAAATATTAGCCTTAATGGGAGTAAGACCAGTCTGGGACTATGCCTCTAAAAGAATAATTGATTTAGAAGTAATACCTTTATCTATTTTGAATAGACCAAGGGTTGATATCTTAGTTAGAATTTCTGGATTCTTTAGAGACGCATTTCCACAGATTGTTGAACTAATAAATACAGCACAATTAAAACTTTCTCTCCTAAAGGAATCTCCTTCAATCAACCCTTATATAAACAATGACAATAGTGAATTCATTGGCAGGGTATTTGGTTCAGCTCCAGGTTCCTATGGAGCAGGACTACAAGAAATAATTTCTAGTTCAACCTGGGATGAGAAGAGTGAACTAGTTGATACGTATATTAATTGGAGTAAATGGAGATATACGGGAAAAGGTAATCCAGAAGATCGAAAGGATAATTTTAAAGAATATTTATCAAAAGTACAATTGGTTCTTCAGAATCAAGATAATAAAGAGCACGATATTTTAGACTCTGATGACTATTACCAATTCCACGGTGGTCTAACAGCCTCAGTAGAGAAACTAAGAGGCATCAAACCAACAACTTTAATTGCAGATCACTCAAGATCATCTAGGCCTAGAATCAATACTTTGCGAAAAGAAATCGATAAGGTTGTAAGGAGCAGATTATTAAATCCCAAATGGATTGAAGGTGTAAAAGAGCATGGATATAAAGGAGCTTTTGAAATAGGTGCAACTGTTGACTATCTATTTGGATATGATGCAACCACTAACGAAGTCAAAGATTGGTGTTATCTAAATATATATAAAACATTTTTAAAAGATGATCAAAATAGATCCTTTCTGGAGATAAACAACCCATGGGTTATGAGAGATATAGCAGAAAGATTATTAGAGGCTTCAAATAGAGAACTTTGGAAGATTGAAGACGAAAGTATAATAAGTTCTATTCAAGAGTTGGCTCTTAAAGCTGATTCTATAATTGAACAACTAGATTAA
- a CDS encoding PHP domain-containing protein: MDNNHPLIPILKGVSIDSCPYKLNFHTHTKYSDGSLDPIELYEKANKNGLKHLAITDHHNFEAYKDINNYLKEITNKSFFKTKIWSGIEITGLLNGVMVHILALGFDPYNPILEKYSRGDAPKGEDLKAENILKSISLANGLSILAHPARYKIHYEKIIEFAYLIGFDGVEVWYDYERNNIWSPSNFVCGKIKIQVDRYKMLSSCGTDTHGISLLRR, encoded by the coding sequence TTGGATAATAATCATCCTTTAATTCCTATTCTGAAGGGTGTAAGCATAGATAGTTGTCCATATAAACTTAATTTTCATACACATACTAAATATAGTGATGGAAGTCTTGATCCAATAGAATTGTATGAAAAGGCAAATAAAAATGGGCTAAAACATCTAGCTATTACTGATCATCATAACTTTGAGGCTTACAAAGATATAAATAACTACTTAAAGGAAATTACTAATAAGTCTTTTTTTAAAACGAAAATATGGTCTGGAATTGAAATTACAGGGCTTTTAAACGGAGTTATGGTACATATTTTAGCTTTAGGATTTGATCCCTACAATCCGATTCTCGAAAAATATTCAAGGGGAGATGCACCTAAGGGAGAGGACCTAAAAGCAGAAAATATTTTGAAGTCTATTAGTCTTGCAAATGGATTATCAATATTAGCCCATCCTGCAAGGTATAAAATTCATTATGAGAAAATAATAGAATTTGCTTATCTGATAGGGTTTGATGGAGTTGAAGTTTGGTACGATTATGAACGTAATAATATTTGGTCACCCTCAAATTTTGTATGTGGCAAAATTAAAATACAAGTAGATAGATATAAAATGCTATCCTCCTGTGGTACTGATACTCATGGAATTTCATTGCTTAGAAGATAA